A genomic window from Pseudomonadota bacterium includes:
- a CDS encoding carboxypeptidase regulatory-like domain-containing protein — protein sequence MKRLSVIMLSLTLVVAALACAPAAYAQSPAPHAHNPARAGETDASLSGIVVDQNQTPIFHARVTLENGLWGASAEDGSFRIDGVSAGKHDVKITARGHHTGEKVVTFSAEQQMTMMVMLTSNNPTAAKPPEKKSTFYIQAYEYRYGSKRYYVKHVQVSEYEDPMKSWSKYLWNGNDGPGFYMPCEDATFKKHYNVTITWHTMPNPDGMNDDEELTGTWYKNFDTEWETWTFYSPY from the coding sequence ATGAAGCGCCTGTCTGTCATCATGCTGAGTCTCACGCTTGTCGTCGCCGCGCTCGCCTGCGCGCCCGCGGCATATGCCCAGAGCCCCGCGCCCCATGCGCACAACCCTGCGCGAGCCGGAGAGACCGACGCCTCTCTGAGCGGCATCGTCGTCGATCAGAACCAGACCCCCATCTTCCACGCCCGTGTCACCCTTGAGAACGGACTGTGGGGCGCCAGCGCGGAAGACGGCTCGTTCCGCATCGACGGGGTGAGCGCCGGCAAGCACGACGTGAAGATCACGGCAAGAGGGCACCACACGGGCGAGAAGGTCGTGACCTTCTCTGCCGAGCAGCAGATGACCATGATGGTCATGCTCACCTCGAACAACCCGACAGCGGCAAAGCCTCCCGAGAAGAAGAGCACATTCTACATCCAGGCGTACGAGTACCGCTACGGCAGCAAGCGCTACTACGTCAAGCACGTCCAGGTGAGCGAGTACGAAGACCCCATGAAGAGCTGGTCGAAGTACCTGTGGAACGGCAACGACGGCCCCGGATTCTACATGCCGTGTGAAGACGCCACGTTCAAGAAGCACTACAACGTCACCATCACGTGGCACACCATGCCCAACCCGGACGGCATGAACGACGACGAGGAGCTCACCGGCACCTGGTACAAGAACTTTGATACCGAGTGGGAGACCTGGACCTTCTACAGTCCCTACTGA